The proteins below are encoded in one region of Nitrospiraceae bacterium:
- a CDS encoding TPM domain-containing protein produces the protein MMMWSVLPILVALFAGSAVAAPYERPKIQLPDPRGYVSDYAGVLDDDWKARIRSVCQDLEQKTGVEMVVVTVSTIKPFASANDYAAAIYERWGIGSTQQEHGILVLLAVEERQAAMTLGRQMLPVITPAVMNQVGSEYLHPSIELGHFGEGLYRTVVALASPAQEVRVGSTAHRHLKGLGLWITLLTSLGALLFFWWISRPDLRHPYRRIQKGEYWGTGQGGFGGNLGGFGGGTSGEGYR, from the coding sequence ATGATGATGTGGAGCGTTCTTCCCATTTTGGTCGCGCTCTTTGCTGGAAGCGCAGTCGCAGCGCCCTATGAGCGGCCCAAGATACAATTGCCCGATCCGCGGGGGTATGTGTCGGACTACGCCGGTGTTCTTGATGACGACTGGAAGGCCAGAATCCGGTCTGTATGCCAAGATCTCGAACAAAAAACCGGTGTCGAGATGGTCGTGGTCACGGTATCGACGATCAAGCCTTTTGCGTCCGCGAATGACTATGCCGCTGCAATCTACGAAAGATGGGGAATCGGGTCAACACAGCAGGAACACGGAATATTAGTGTTACTAGCAGTAGAAGAACGGCAAGCCGCGATGACGCTCGGACGCCAGATGTTGCCGGTCATTACACCCGCTGTCATGAATCAGGTCGGAAGCGAATATCTCCATCCCTCTATTGAGCTTGGGCATTTTGGCGAGGGATTGTATCGAACGGTTGTGGCTCTTGCATCTCCGGCGCAGGAGGTCCGCGTCGGCTCGACTGCGCATCGACACCTCAAAGGGCTCGGATTGTGGATCACGCTCTTGACCAGCCTCGGGGCCCTGCTCTTTTTCTGGTGGATCAGCCGGCCGGACTTGCGGCATCCGTATCGAAGGATTCAAAAAGGTGAGTACTGGGGGACGGGCCAGGGCGGGTTCGGCGGGAATTTGGGTGGATTTGGAGGGGGGACGAGCGGCGAGGGGTACAGATAG
- a CDS encoding PDZ domain-containing protein — protein sequence MERILIGLLSLLSLSGCGVLLPYMYDAQKLDDGLVLSMPKEQVLKNLGKPDRVVQDDGQQIIWEYRFYPKGEWAGYLAHCPFFPNCYFPAESASPYFVVLQDNRLCMWGTPNTVRPLVSWACEKGARTNRESSVRPKILVSVIPVFMPPPITPLPQRIAIVPTAGSIDNEINSWLDLTLNFLRSRHRELVLVEREDLRAVLDEVGIQYGGQVDDDTTIRVGKLVGADSLLTYRLILPDDTPSVSAAFELRLFNVESGTTVFRQMTSAKQSFSSEAAAVTMRLNTPKPLTRRPAIEEAAAYGLAALTAAFGDNPLGVVSDYTWTGEGIKLIDVLQGGPALRAGLKPDDQILKLNGQPLGSWADPVSLPAQLTVSRDGEPLEISIR from the coding sequence ATGGAGAGAATACTGATCGGTCTTCTCTCTCTACTGTCACTATCAGGCTGTGGCGTTCTACTTCCCTACATGTACGATGCGCAGAAATTAGATGACGGCTTGGTTCTTTCCATGCCGAAGGAACAGGTGTTGAAGAATTTGGGTAAACCAGACCGCGTCGTTCAGGATGATGGGCAGCAAATAATCTGGGAGTATCGGTTCTATCCAAAAGGGGAGTGGGCCGGGTATTTGGCCCACTGTCCATTTTTCCCGAACTGCTACTTCCCGGCGGAATCCGCGAGCCCGTATTTCGTGGTTCTGCAGGACAATCGTCTCTGTATGTGGGGGACTCCGAATACGGTCCGTCCCTTGGTTTCGTGGGCCTGTGAAAAGGGTGCAAGAACAAACAGAGAAAGTTCCGTCAGGCCGAAAATCCTGGTCTCAGTGATTCCGGTCTTCATGCCTCCGCCTATCACGCCGCTGCCTCAGCGTATTGCGATCGTCCCCACCGCAGGATCCATCGACAACGAAATCAACTCATGGCTGGACCTCACCCTGAATTTCTTGCGGTCTCGTCACCGGGAATTAGTATTGGTCGAACGGGAGGATTTGCGAGCGGTGCTTGACGAGGTGGGTATTCAATATGGTGGACAGGTCGATGACGATACTACGATTCGCGTGGGTAAACTTGTCGGTGCGGACAGTCTGTTGACCTATCGCTTGATCCTGCCGGACGATACTCCGTCGGTGTCCGCCGCGTTCGAACTGCGCTTGTTTAACGTGGAAAGCGGTACCACAGTCTTCCGTCAAATGACGTCGGCAAAGCAATCTTTCTCCTCTGAAGCGGCTGCGGTCACAATGCGGCTGAATACGCCAAAACCTCTCACTCGTCGTCCGGCGATCGAGGAGGCTGCCGCCTATGGATTGGCTGCTCTCACGGCGGCTTTTGGCGATAATCCTCTGGGGGTGGTCTCTGACTATACCTGGACCGGTGAGGGAATAAAGCTCATCGATGTCCTCCAAGGAGGTCCGGCCTTGCGCGCGGGGCTCAAACCGGACGACCAAATCCTCAAATTGAATGGTCAGCCGTTAGGCAGTTGGGCGGACCCGGTCTCGCTCCCCGCACAGCTGACAGTCAGCCGCGATGGTGAGCCCCTGGAGATAAGCATCAGATAA